The region GACCAAAAGCAGCGGTTGCTCCGGCACCTGAGCCAGCTTCAGTCTCAACGCCGGAGGAAAAAACCGTTGTAGAGGATATTTCCGCTCCCACAGTCAGCATGGAGGCACCGGCAACGGAAACTAGCCCAACAACGAAAGAGCAGGTGTCGGTATCGGTTGAGACTTCATCTCCTCAAGCAACAACGCCTGAACCAACCTGCGAGGCAACAACGGCTACGGAAGAGTTAGCCTCGCTACGTGAGAATCTGGCCAAGATGGAGGCAGAACGCAATGCAGCGATCAATCAGCTAACGGAAATTCGCGCCGACGTGGATGCGATACGCGAAGATCAGGCCGCCGCTCGGACCCGCGCCACCGAGTTGGAAACGGATTTGCGCGCTGCGCGTACCCGGATAACCATATGTCGGGAACGCACGCGCCGTGATTCAGCGACGATAGCGGATGTGGAATCAAAGCTGCATGACGCTATGGAAGCAGCGCGCCACTGTGGCGAAAACTTAGTGAGTTCCGAAAATCATGCGCGTGCCGAAATTGACCTCTCGCGGCAAGAGATAAAAAATTTGACCCAGGTCGTCGATGGACTCAAGGATCAATTGGAGCAACGCGAGAAAGCACTGCGGGAAACTGTGGAACAACTTGCGCAACGCGACGAATCGTTAACCACGGTGCGTGCGCAACTTCAAGATCGAGAAACAACCCTGGCTGCGACTCAAGGCCAACTTACCGAACGCACGGATACTTTAACCAAGCTCCAAGGACAATTGCAGGAACGAGAACTAACACTGACGGAAACCAATCAGCAACTTGCGCAACGCGACGAATCGTTAACCACGGTGCGTGCGCAACTTCAAGAGCGGGAAACAACCCTGGCTGCGACTCAAGACCAGCTCACCGAGCGCACGGATGCTTTAACCAAACTCCAAGGACAGCTGCAAGAGCGTGAAGCGGCCCTCGCGGCGACTGCGGATCGATTTAGCGCGGAAGAATTACTCACCAAGACGTTACGTTCAGACCTAGATGGTGTGATCAAGGAGCGAGATGAATCGCGTGGCCGAGTCGAAGCGTTGAGTGTTGAAAGCGCCGGGCTGCGTGCCGATCTGGAGAAAACTAGTCAGAGTCTGGCGGATCTCACTACGCAATATGCCGCGCTCAATGAGCGTCATGAGCGTTTGACTACTACCCTAGCCCCTATTGATGGCGGTACGCTCGACCTACAAACAGCACGGACCCTGGCGAAAGAGGCCTATGGACACTATCGCTCCACTTGGGAAAAACATTTACGTCAGCCCAGGGAGGTCTCATTTATGGATCAAGTAAGACAGGCTCGCTACGATCTGTTCATCGCGCAGTATCGGGTAATGAGGGTTAGTGGAGGCGGAGAACTGTACATTGTTCGTCCCTCTGATTCGATGTCGATCTTGGCACGCCTTGCGTATCTGGACGGCAGCCGTGGTGGCGATGTGCGTGCTGCCAACTCCCATCTGCTAACCAATAGCCCGTTATTAGTAGGAACTCCACTGATAGTTCCTTTGATAGTTCCTTGATTTAATCATAAATTATTATTTACTGCCGAACTACGAGGCATGGCTCTCGCACTCGTTTCCACGCGCCAGCGTGGAGACGAGCGGGAAGCGGTTTTAACCGAAGTCG is a window of Gammaproteobacteria bacterium DNA encoding:
- a CDS encoding hypothetical protein (Evidence 5 : Unknown function); this translates as MNQEKDEKSRIWGFGCLLWLVVAMASAEVPEAPPPAATTAVEEKAAAETTMEDTGPKAAVAPAPEPASVSTPEEKTVVEDISAPTVSMEAPATETSPTTKEQVSVSVETSSPQATTPEPTCEATTATEELASLRENLAKMEAERNAAINQLTEIRADVDAIREDQAAARTRATELETDLRAARTRITICRERTRRDSATIADVESKLHDAMEAARHCGENLVSSENHARAEIDLSRQEIKNLTQVVDGLKDQLEQREKALRETVEQLAQRDESLTTVRAQLQDRETTLAATQGQLTERTDTLTKLQGQLQERELTLTETNQQLAQRDESLTTVRAQLQERETTLAATQDQLTERTDALTKLQGQLQEREAALAATADRFSAEELLTKTLRSDLDGVIKERDESRGRVEALSVESAGLRADLEKTSQSLADLTTQYAALNERHERLTTTLAPIDGGTLDLQTARTLAKEAYGHYRSTWEKHLRQPREVSFMDQVRQARYDLFIAQYRVMRVSGGGELYIVRPSDSMSILARLAYLDGSRGGDVRAANSHLLTNSPLLVGTPLIVPLIVP